The DNA window TGTTTTGATGAAAAAGGCACTTTTGCTTTTGAATATGGGTGGGGCAAATAGCCTTGCTGATGTAGAAATTTTTTTAAAAAATATGTTTAATGACCCTTATATTTTGGGTATAAAGAATAAATTTTTAAGAAAATTTGTAGCTTTTATGATCACAAAAGGTAGGCTAAAAACTGCTAAGCATAACTACGAACAAATAGGCGGCAAATCGCCTATTTGCGAGCTTACAGCTAAGCTTTGCGATAAAATTTCAAGCTTACAAAATGAGTTTGATGCAGTTGATTTTGCGATGAACTATACTTCACCGTTTGTAAAAGATGTGCTTAAAAAATACGAAAATTTTGATGAGATAGTGCTTTTGCCACTTTATCCTCATCATTCGCAAACTACAATAACTTCGAGTTTAGATGACTTTAAAAAAGCAAAAGATGAGCTAGAGATAAAGGCTAAAATTTTGCTTTGCGGGCCATTTTATGATGATGAAATTTATAATAAAATCATAATCTCACATATAAATGAAGCCATAAATAACATAGATATAAGCGATGTGGAGCTTATCTTTTCAGCTCATTCGTTGCCTCAAAAAATTATTGATAAAGGCGATGTCTACGAAAAACATATAAATGAGCATGTGCAAATTCTAAGCAAAATGATAAAAGATAGCGGATTAAACTTCAAAGAGATAAATTTAGCCTACCAATCGCGTCTTGGGCCTGTAAAATGGCTAGAGCCCTCACTAAATGAAATTTTGGCAAAGTGTAAGAGTAAAAAGGCTCTTATCTATCCACTCTCTTTTTGTATTGATAACTCTGAGACTATTTTTGAGCTAGTTATTGAGTATGCAAAGATCGCAAAAGAGCTAAATTTTAGCTTCTATAAAGTTGTTTGGTGCCCAAATTTTAGTGATGAGTTTGCTAGTTTTATCTTACAAAAAGCAAAGACAGCTAAAGAGACTAACTTTTAGGAATAAATCTTGCTTATAAAATATATCTCAATACAGTAAAAAGGAGATATATGAAAGTACAAAATAACGACATAATCGATTATTTATTGCAATCAGGCTCAAGCAAAACTAAAGATAAAAAAAATAGTTTTGATGAAATTTTAAACCTTGCTATGGATAAAATCGCAAGCGATGCAAAAATTTCAGATAAGATTGAACAGTTTAAAAAAAGACTTACTGAGATCGGCGCAGTTGGTTTTATAAGTGAGCTAAATTCTAACAAGATAGAAGAGAAAATAGCCCAAAAGAAAAAGGAGCTAACTGAACTTCTAGGCATAGATGATCCCGCAAAAACACAGGATCAAAAAAATGAGCTGCTTAAGATAATGGATAAAATTTTAAGTGATTACCGCAAAGAGCTAAATGTAGCACTTGCTAATCAAGCTCTGCTAGAGAAGCAAAAAAATCTTAATAGTAAGAGTAGTAGCTCGGTTAATCTAAGTTCTGTTTTAAATGAGCTAGGACTTGCTTAAAATTTATATAAAAGATATTTAAGCCAATATAACTTTGCCAAAAATCTATATTTTTACGGCAAAGTTATGCCAAATTTTATAGCAGCCCCGTATATTATTGCGCTAATTATTCCAGCAAAAAAACCAGCTACCATATCATCGCCCATTACGCCAAGGCCACCTTTTACATTGCGGTCGATCCTGCCTATTATGGAAGGCTTTTTGATATCAAGCACTCTAAAAAGCACAAGCGAGAGTATGAGTTGAGAGATCGTAGCTCCACTAATGGCAATAGCAAGCCAAACTCCAGCAACTTCGTCTATAACGATAAAACTTTCATCGTGAGAATTTACCTTTTTTTCAAAATCATCAATAATGCTAATGCTTACCAAAAATAGCAAAATACTAGCTAGAAAAAGCGTGGTTGATGATAAAAAATAAAGCACAAAATAAGCTATTACAGCGCCAGCGATAGAACCCCAAGTACCAGGCGCTTTTGGCAAAAGTCCAAATCCAAAAAAAGTTAAAAATAGTTTTTGCATAAAATTCCTTAAGTCATCGATGATGTTTGATAAAGCTTCATAAGCTCTTCGTAAAAGTCACGGTCAGTTTTGTTTTCAAGCAGTCCTGAATTTACAAAAAGATCATCACAAAGCTTTTGCACGTCTTTGAAACGATTTGTAAAGAGTTTGCTTAAAACTAGTGCAGAAATTTCTGGCCTCACAAGAATGGCTGGTGGCATAATGCCGTTAAATAGCAGCTCCTTGATGACATCTGGATGATATTTGATCTGATGATGTTGTCCGTGTGGGCAACTTTTGGTGCTAACTAGTGTCTTGCATTTATTGCAATAAACTAGCTCTGGCAGTACGATTACCTCTAAATTTAGGTCGTTTTTGTAAATATCAAGAATCGTATGAGCTTCATTGTGATCAAAAAACATTCCAATTCCTGAGTGGTTTTGCCCGATGACTAGCTTATTTGCTCCAAATCTTGAAGCAGCGATGCACTCAAGTGTTGGGTTTGCATGTGAGCTAAAAAGAGTCGTATTTTTTAGAGCAAAGACAAAGACTTTTTTTGTTGGCAAATAATTTTGTATAAAATAGTCTAGCACTTGCTTTCTAATCTCGTAATCAACGTGCTTTTCTTCGCGTGTTCGTATTAAAAAAATGATTACTAAATCAGCCTTATCGATAGTCATTCTAACAAGGCGCTCGTGAGCTCTATTAAATGGATCAGCCGTTAAAAAAACTGCCGTTATCTTTTTAGCGCCATCTTCTTTTATTAGATCATTTAGTGCATTTTTGCTTATTTGCATACTTTCATCATAAAGCTCAAATTCGCCACTAATGCCGTATTTGCCTAAATTTAGCTCTTTATCATTGCTGGCTTCATTTGCTAAAAATATATTTTTAGCTCTCATGCTCTCGTCAAATTTAAAGACCTTAGCAACATTGATGTGTCCAACGATCTTACCATCAAGACTTAGATTTACCTTTTGTCCAGAAGTAAGCTTGCTAGCAATATTTTGATTTAGCTCGCCAAATGGAGCAAATCCAAAAGAATACGGCATCGGCTCGCTATTAAAATAGCCCTTTTTGCCCACCTCTTTTATCTGTTCATCGTCCATCAACGAGTCGTAATCTGAGAGAATTTTATTTTTTATTAGCTCCAAAGCACCAAAAACTTCGGTATTTATAGAAATTTCACTATTTTTTCTTGCTGACGTCATATTTCTTTCTCTTTTCCCAAAGTGATTTTCTAGAAATTCCAAGCTTCTTGCTAAGTTCTGTATCAGGGAATTTATCTTGATAATTAACGATTATGTACTTTATATATTCATCTATCGTAACTATCTCATCGATATTAAAATTTTTATCGCGTCCTGAAAGCTCAAGCTCGTCAAATGGTGCTTTTTGTGCAAAATCGTTAGTTGATATCGCGACCTTTTTCTTTTTGCAAATTTCTAAAATTTTCTCTTTTTCTTCTTGTTTTAGCTCCTCTAAATTTGTCATATAGATTAGCTCATCACCATTTTTGGCTAGTGCCTTTTCAAGCTCAGAGAAACAGGCTTTGCCTAAAAATAAAAATGGTAATTTGCAAGCTTTTACATAGCTAAATATAAATTTATCGCTGTATCCGCTTTTGCTTGATTTTAAAAGCAGTGGAAATTTTATCTTTTTTGCTTCAAAGCTAGAAATTTCATACTCTTTTAAAGCGTAATTTACGTAGCTTTCATAGTTTTTGATCTCATTTTTGAAATTTCTAAATTCCTCAAAATGCTTTATCTTTCTAACTAGCTCTTCTATCATAAATGGCTTTTGGATGTAATCAACCGCACCTGCTTGGATCGGTTTTAGCACAGTGTCACTATTGATATAAGCGATTAGTAAAATGATGATAGAGCTTTTAAATTTTTCTATGACTGGGTAGAAGTCCTGTCCTGGAAGTGTGGTAGAAAGTAACACTACATCAAAATTTTCAAACTTCAATGCTTCTTTTACGCTTTTAGCGATCTCGCAGTCGTAGCCAAAATCAGCTAGTTTACTAGCCATCGAGCCAGCTAAGTAAATTTCGTTTTCTATTATTAAAATTTTCATATTTGCTTCCAGTTGTAAAATTTAAGGCTTGCACTTGCCATTACGGCGATCCCTTCGCATCTGCCAACAAAGCCAAGCCCTTCAGTAGTCGTTGCCTTTACATTTATGCGGCTTTGGCTTAAATTTAGAGCTTTTGCGATATTTGCCTCCATTTTTGACTTTAGTTTTGAAATTTTTGGTTTTTGCGCCATTATCG is part of the Campylobacter concisus genome and encodes:
- a CDS encoding sulfate adenylyltransferase is translated as MTSARKNSEISINTEVFGALELIKNKILSDYDSLMDDEQIKEVGKKGYFNSEPMPYSFGFAPFGELNQNIASKLTSGQKVNLSLDGKIVGHINVAKVFKFDESMRAKNIFLANEASNDKELNLGKYGISGEFELYDESMQISKNALNDLIKEDGAKKITAVFLTADPFNRAHERLVRMTIDKADLVIIFLIRTREEKHVDYEIRKQVLDYFIQNYLPTKKVFVFALKNTTLFSSHANPTLECIAASRFGANKLVIGQNHSGIGMFFDHNEAHTILDIYKNDLNLEVIVLPELVYCNKCKTLVSTKSCPHGQHHQIKYHPDVIKELLFNGIMPPAILVRPEISALVLSKLFTNRFKDVQKLCDDLFVNSGLLENKTDRDFYEELMKLYQTSSMT
- a CDS encoding response regulator: MKILIIENEIYLAGSMASKLADFGYDCEIAKSVKEALKFENFDVVLLSTTLPGQDFYPVIEKFKSSIIILLIAYINSDTVLKPIQAGAVDYIQKPFMIEELVRKIKHFEEFRNFKNEIKNYESYVNYALKEYEISSFEAKKIKFPLLLKSSKSGYSDKFIFSYVKACKLPFLFLGKACFSELEKALAKNGDELIYMTNLEELKQEEKEKILEICKKKKVAISTNDFAQKAPFDELELSGRDKNFNIDEIVTIDEYIKYIIVNYQDKFPDTELSKKLGISRKSLWEKRKKYDVSKKK
- the hemH gene encoding ferrochelatase yields the protein MKKALLLLNMGGANSLADVEIFLKNMFNDPYILGIKNKFLRKFVAFMITKGRLKTAKHNYEQIGGKSPICELTAKLCDKISSLQNEFDAVDFAMNYTSPFVKDVLKKYENFDEIVLLPLYPHHSQTTITSSLDDFKKAKDELEIKAKILLCGPFYDDEIYNKIIISHINEAINNIDISDVELIFSAHSLPQKIIDKGDVYEKHINEHVQILSKMIKDSGLNFKEINLAYQSRLGPVKWLEPSLNEILAKCKSKKALIYPLSFCIDNSETIFELVIEYAKIAKELNFSFYKVVWCPNFSDEFASFILQKAKTAKETNF
- a CDS encoding response regulator; protein product: MKVQNNDIIDYLLQSGSSKTKDKKNSFDEILNLAMDKIASDAKISDKIEQFKKRLTEIGAVGFISELNSNKIEEKIAQKKKELTELLGIDDPAKTQDQKNELLKIMDKILSDYRKELNVALANQALLEKQKNLNSKSSSSVNLSSVLNELGLA
- a CDS encoding phosphatidylglycerophosphatase A family protein, producing MQKLFLTFFGFGLLPKAPGTWGSIAGAVIAYFVLYFLSSTTLFLASILLFLVSISIIDDFEKKVNSHDESFIVIDEVAGVWLAIAISGATISQLILSLVLFRVLDIKKPSIIGRIDRNVKGGLGVMGDDMVAGFFAGIISAIIYGAAIKFGITLP